A region of the Sminthopsis crassicaudata isolate SCR6 chromosome 6, ASM4859323v1, whole genome shotgun sequence genome:
GCAGCCCGGAGCCGGAGCCCCGGCACTCACCATGATGACGGCCACCACGATGGCGGCGATGCCGATCAGGTACAGCTTCCCCGAGAAGAGCTCGTCAATCTTCTGGTGACAGTTGGCCTGCAGGAGAGCAGAGGGCACCCTGGTCACAAGAGACGAGGGAGGGGACGGGCCGAGGGGACTGGGCGAGGGGACGGGAGGAGGGGACGGATCGAGGGGACGGGACGAGGGGACGGGAGGAGGGGACGGATTGAGGGGGACGGGAGGAGGGGACGGATCAAGGGGACGGATCGAGGGGACGGGAGGAGGGGACGGGAGGAGGGGACAGATTGAGGGGACGGGACGAGGGGACGGGAGGAGGGGGACGGGAGGAGGGGACGGATTGAGGGGACGGGAGGAGGGGACGGATCAAGTGGACGGGACGAGGGGACGGGAGGAGGGGACTGGGCGAGGGGACGGGAGGAGGGGACGGATCGAGGGGACGGGACGAGGGGACGGGAGGAGGGGACGGATTGAGGGGACGGGAGGAGGGGACGGATCAAGGGGACGGATCGAGGGGACGGGAGGAGGGGACAGATTGAGGGGACGGGACGAGGGGACGGGAGGAGGGGACGGGAGGAGGGGACGGATTGAGGGGACGGGAGGAGGGACGGATCAAGTGGACGGGATGAGGGGACGGGAGGAGGGGACGGATCGAGGGGACGGGACGAGGGGACGGGAGGAGGGGCCGGATCGAGGGGACGGGACGAGGGGACGGGAGGAGGGAGCCAGGCCGAGGGGACTGGGCgaggggatgggaggaggggACAGGAGGAGGGGACGGATtgaggggatgggaggaggggACAGGAGAAGGGGACAGATCGAGGGGATGGGACGAGGGAGCCAGGCCGAGGGGACTGGGCCCAGCCTGTGGGAGCCAGAAGCTGCAAACAGGAGGCTTTACCCCAGACCCAGAAAGAGCAGTGCAGAGACCCAGATGGGTGCACCCACAGGGGAAGAGAGCTAGTGAGAGGAAGGGGCTCCTGGGCAGAAGAGGGGGCGCAACCCACACGGAGATCCCAGGTACAGATCCCGCTGGGCAGTGAGCCTGGCCGCCCCGCCCCCGGCAGGATCCCCACCTGCCTGACCTCACCTTGAAGGGGACGGTGAAGACGTTGCTCCCGCTGGGGCAGAGGTCACTGTTGGAGGCTGCTGTGATTAAGGAGGTGAAGGAGTCGGAGCCGCAGCAGCCCAGCTGGAAGAGAGGACGGAAGTGGCCCCTGAGTCCTTGGCCGGGCCAGCAGAAGCCCCGCCCCCCCCACGGGCACCGCGGCTTGCCATCCTCTCCAACACTCTCCCTCCTCCCTatcctgccccctccccctcccctgggATTGCCCCTttatcccttccccatcccctcccgTGCCCCCCTCCACGCCTCCCCAGCCTCACCGTCTCATGGAAGGACTTCACCACGGTCTTGGCGTTGCCCGAGTTGCTCTCCATCACGGCCTTCTGCAGCGCCTGGTCGTAGAACTGCTTCACGTCCTTGGCGATCTGTGGAGACGGGAGAGCGGTGGGAACCGACGGGGGTCCTTGGCAGCCGGGCAGGGCCGTGGGGCCAGGGCAGACACCCACAGAGGTGGGAAGCTCGACCTCGGGCTGTCGCCAGGCCAATAAAGTGACCGTGCTCACAACCTCGCCTCCGGCTTCGTGAATGAGGGGACCAGAGGCCCCATGGCCAAGGCCACACAGCTCCAACTGGCAGGCTGTAGCCAATGGgacgggtgggggtggggaacgGGGCTCCCAGGGGGGCGGGCACCCTATTTCAGGAGCCCCCAACAATGACAGGCCAATTGGCACATGTGTCCTCTCCTGCGCCCCGTCCTGTGGGCTCCCGATGCCCCACAGCCGCCCAGCCTCGGTGCACCCGAGCCCAGCGAGGGACGGGCTCATTGGGAGGGCCGAGGACTCCAAAAACTTCTGGAGGATGGAGGGTTTCCAGCTGAGCCCTGTCCCAGCACCCACCCTGCCCCGAAGGGGCTCGTGCCCTGGGATGGCCCCAGGCCCTGGGTGGGGCAAGGGGGGAGAAACAAGAGATCTGCTGGGCCCCTTCCCCAAAGTCCTCCCCCGACCCCAGGCGCCCTCTGGGGCAGGCCGGCGCCCTCTGCCCGGAGCCCACCAGGGGATTCCCTCGTTGCTGCCGGACTAATTGTCCTCAGGGGCTGCCCAGGATGGCCCTGATACCCTCACGGGCTTGGCAGCTGGCGCTGAGCCACGGCCTTCTCCCAGAGGGGGCCTCGCCTGCCCAGCCTCGGCCCGCCCCTTCACCTGAACCCTGGGCCCTGGGGCCCGAGCCCCAGCTTACCTTATCCCGGTTGACGAAGCCCCAGATGCCAGCAGCCACCTCACAGGCAAACAGAATCACCAGGCAGGTGAAAAACTGTccaaaggaggagggaggggtcCTATGAGCCCTGGCTGGGCAGGGGCaggaggaaagggggggaggTGGCAGGGGTCGGGCTCCCCAAGCTGCCTAGTGACTGTCCCTTCCCAAGTTGGGGGGCTGGTTCCCCTTGGCACTGATTGACCCCTGGGGTCAGCGCTGCCGTTCTGCCCCCTCACAGCCATCTGGCGGCCAGTCTGACAGGAGAATTCGGGTTCAGACACCCCCGAGGCAGGGGCTTATAATGAAGCCCTGGAGGCTGATGAGTGGTGGGGCCCCTCACAGCCCATCCCCCCTTCCTGCCCACACCAGGCTCACTCTCCCAGAACCTCCCGGCTGACCCCAATGGTGAGCGGGTTCCACCAAGGTCTGCCGAGGGCCGGGGGCACCCCACGTCTTCTCAGGTCCGGCTGTCCTCCTCTGGGGGTCTTCCTTAGGCGGCGCCCACACCTGCCTGTCTGCTCCCGCCAGGCAGGGCCCAACCACACCCCAGGGGCCCGGCCCCGGACAGTCCTAGGAACACCCAGGGACGGGAAGCGGGTTCTGGGCCTCCTCAGGGGGTGGGCAGGGTTCATGCAGGGAGGCGGGCGTTCCTCCGGAGAAGGCGGTGGCCCCTTACCGTGCCCAGCAAGCACTGGGACTCCTGGATGGCTCCGTAGCAGCCGAGGAAGCCCACGAACATCATCACGGCGCCCACGGCGATCAGGATGTAGATGCCTGGCGGGGAGTGGACGGGCAGAGATGTGAGCTGGACCTCCCGGCCCCCCCGGCCCCCCCGACTTCCAAACCCTCTGCAATATGAAGGGCCAGGGGCTCTCCGGGAGGGGTCACACGAGGGGCCGGGGACTGCCAGAGACAGAAGGGTGCGGCTGGGAGGGTCGGCCCTGCTGCCGCCCCAAAGGCCCCGGGGCAGGATGCTGGGGAGCCTGCTCCGAGGGGGTCTCGGCCACGATCTCAATCGGCCTCTTTGGCCCGTGGTCCCCCTCGGGACTCGAAGCCACGCTCTGCGGGGTGTGTGCCGGGCACTGCAGGCTGGCCCTCCCAGGCAGGACTCGGCGCCCGCCGACCTATCTTGTCCACTGGTGGGCTGTGCCCAGTTTGCTCTCAGACTTGATGGGCAACGGTGAAGGGGGGGGCCCCCCACTGGGGAAGCTCCTTCCAAGACCCCTCAGTACAGAGGAAACGCACCAGGCCGGACCAAAGGCAGCGGGCACtgcccaccccccaccccccgcctCCCTCggtctctcttttaaaaataactgtgtAATGGAACGAGCTGGCGAGCCTCTGGTTGCCATGACAATGCCCCAAAATCACAGCACTGAACTCTCCCAGGGTGCCCAGATGCTCGCTGGGGGGAGGAGGCAGGAGGCCCCAGAGACTGGGGGGGGAAGGGcctgcacccccccccccagggttCAGTCTGCATCAGGGGCAAGAGGGACCCAAAATAGCCCATCCGGCCCCACCACACTTCCTGTTCCCAGTGCGACTGAGAGCACAGCATCGGCCAAAAGGGGGGCAGTCCCCTGCCCCTCCTCCCGCAGCTTCCTCATCTGGCCCCTGACAAGGCTGGACCAGCCCTGCGGAAAGGGGGGCCTCAGACAtagccctccctccccccaagagAGAAGGGCTGGCAGGATCAGCGGGGGAGGGGGGAccaagtggggaaactgaggccaggagaGCTTTCAAGGTGGTTACAGGGAACGGAGGTGGGGGTGGAGCGGGAAGGGGTCAGAGGAACTCCACAGGGAAGTCAGAGGGGGCAGAGCTGCAGCAAGGGCTAAAAGGTGGGGGGCGCAGACCATGCTCGGGGGCCACGGGCTCTCCCACTGGAAGCTGGGGGATATGGGGGAGCATAACAAGAACAGAGGCAGGGCGGGCCACCGGAGAATCCAGAGAAGGTGGACAGAgctgagagacagagatggagagacagaaacagagaacaagaagagacagaggcagagacaatgagaaagaaagagaccgagagctagagacagagatacagagctGGAAGCAGACAGAGACCCGCAGACAAAGATGGAGACAGATACAatcagagacagaggcagacgaAGGTGTGGAGTCAGGCTGACCCgcattcagatcctgcctcagatatcCGCTGCAGGACTGCGGCCAACTCacttccctgtgcctcagtttcctcctctggtcCGGGCCGGGGGTCCCCTGAGAAAAAGACAGGGGGGCCCCGCCGCTCTTCCCCCAGAGCCAGGGGCTCTCCCCCGAAAGCTCTCCTGGCACAACGCAGCCCTTATCCTTTTGCACACGCCCCGGCCAGGCCCGCTCCTCAGGACGGCTTCCGCTGCCCTCGGGTGGCTGGGGGACCCAGCGCTGGGGCTGATGGAAGGGAGGGCTCCGAGCCCCGCGGCCCCCCGCCTCTCCAGGGCACGGCCGGCCCAGTCCACCTGCTGCAGTCGGGGGGGCGGGCCACCCCAACTCCCTGGCGGCCACCTTCTGCCGAACCACAGCCGTGAGGAGAAAGTGGGGGCTCCTCGAGGACAAAAAGCCCAGGGGACCCCCCAGGGAGGACGGTGCGTGGGTTGCTCTAAGGTCACATGGCCAACGAGCACTAGGATTGGGCGCTCCCAGAGAAAGGGCAGGGTCATCAGGGAAGCTCCCCCGCTGCACCCCCCAGGCTGAGCATGCGGGGAGCCAGAACAAGGACTGACCAGAGGGGCTCTGCCCCCCGGCAGCCGCTctgcccgccccccccccccacggccGCTCTCCTAGAGCAGCCAAGAAGCCAAATAAGGCACTGGAAGAGGGGAGGCCACGGAGGCCCCGCGGCTGCTGGAAGACGTGACTCAGGCCCGGCTCCTCCCTCGGGGCCCGGCCCAGCTGCCTCCTTCCCTCTCGGGCAGGGGCTGAGCTGGCTCCAAGGGGCTCCTGAAGGGACCCAGCTGCCAGGCCGGGGGGCCCACAAACCCTCCATCACACAGATGGGAAAACCGAGGCCCGCCAGTGGCGCACAGAGGCAGATGGGCCTCCCCGCCCCCACAGGACCCCACTTACCCACATAGAAGGTGCTGGGGGCCGGCTTGTCATCGAGATTCAGGTGCAGGATGCTGGTGGTCTGGGAGTCATGGCGGAGCCAGAGGGCCACGCCGAGGATGACGCCCCCGGCCAGCTGTGGGATGGAGAGAAGCCACAAGTGATTCCGGGGAAGGGGGCCCTGCCCCAGCCCCCGGGGGTGCCCCCATGAGGAGCGGCTGTCCCCGGGAGGGCCGCGACCCTCGGCCAGGGCCCATTCACGAGATGGCTGCGGTCTCCTGACCCCCCGGGATTGGGCCTGTGGCGCAGACTTTGGATCTGGAGGCCGGCCAATGGAGGGGGCACCCTGCAGGACGGGCCACCGAGAGTGCCCCTAAAAGAATGGCTTCGGGGGGGGTCAACGGGCTCAGCCCTGGATGGGCACCTGGACCGGGGGCTCATGGGACAGAGGCACGTGGAGGAGTATCGGACGCCAGAGGAAGAGCGAGGGGCGGAGGCCCACACCGGCCGTCAGAACGGATCTTGGACCCGCACCGGCCTGGCCCAAGCCTCTCTGGGACCCTGGGGAGGAGCAGGGGACTAGCTAATCACTGCTGTGACTACCTCCCCAGCAACGGACCCCGGGGGCCACTCCGAGGCCGGTGCTCCCTGGGGAACACTCACACACTCTTGTACACACACGTCACACTCACACGTCACAGACAAGCTTGagactcccctcccccccccccacccgtCTTCTGCCTCAGCCCAAACCAAGCCCTGCTGAGACCTGGGCCCGCCGTCTCCCCCCCCAGTTCCCCCTTTTTATCTTCCATCTCCCTCTGGCCGGGCTCCTTCCCTTTGACTGACAGACATGGCTGGCTCCCACTGGCCTCCCAGACCCCTCCCTCTACTCTGCCATGACCATTGTCCTACTACACCTTTCTGGTTCCCCACCACAGGAACCCCCACTGCAAGGACCCCACACCAGAGGGGCCCCCGCTGCAAGGACCCCACACCAGAGGGGCCCCTTCTGATGCTTCTTAACCCCTTGCGTAGCTTCCAACCCCATCATTCAACCAAACTCCTCTCCAAAGTGACCAGTTTTCTCACTCTCGTGCTCCTCACCCTCTCGGGTCCCCCTCTGCTCCTCCCTCTCCAGCCACTGACTCCTTTGCTGGACCCTCCTCCCTCTGACCCTAAGGGTCTCCTGCCCATCCCCTCCTGGGCAAGCAGTGGGCGGCTGGACAAGCCGATCTCCCCCCGCGGCCCCTGGCTCGACCCTCGGCCGCCCCAGGAGGACGGCCCGCCCTCCCCTCGTCGGCCCAAGAGCCGCCCAGGTTTCCCGGGACTCCGCACGTTACAGTTACAACCCCAACAGTTACAGTTACTAAGCTTCTTCCCCCTAAGCAGGGCTGATGGGCTACTCCAAGGTCGTGTCGCAGAACACTCGCCATTTATCAGAGCAATTACAGCCACGAGATCTGAGCTGTGCTTGGCAGGGCCAGAGCCTCCTCGCTGGCCCTGGCCCCCCTCCTGCTGGTCCTTCCCCCCTCCCGCTGGTCCTGCCCCCCTCCCGCTGGCCCTTCCCCCCCTCCCGCTGGTCCTGCCCCCCTCCCGCTGGTCCTGCCCCCCTCCCGCTGGCCCTTCCCCCCCTCCCGCTGGTCCTGCCCCCCTCCCGCTGGCCCTTCCCCCCCTCCCGCTGGTCCTGCCCCCCCTCCCGCTGGTCCTGCCCCCCTCCCGCTGGCCCTTCCCCCCCTCCCGCTGGTCCTGCCCCCCTCCCACTGGCCCTggccccctccctccatgtctcTGTAGCCCCAGGACTTGCCcaggcctggcacacagtaggagcttagtCAGGGCTTAGTAACTGActaaattgtttttgctttttccttctttgctatTACATTCCCAATTTTTTGCTCGTATTCCATAAAGTGTCCGTTGGTCATCTGACTGATACACTTCGAAATGGACATGTTTTATCAGATTGGCCCCGGGAGGGCATTAAGAAGCTCCTCCACGGCCAGGAAAGGGTCCTGTCGTGGGCCTGCACTCTCTGTGGGAGGATATTTAGGGCTCCATTCGACCTCTGATCTGAGATGGGATGATTCTGGGGTCTTGGAGGCCCTCAGGCCAAAGAGAATGGATCTTCTGGTGGCTGAACCTGTCCTGACAGGcctctccgtctctgtctgtttctgtctgtctctctgtatctctgtctctgtatctgtctctaaCCCTCTCCAGCCCCTCCAGCTCGGGATGCTTGGGGGCCTGGCAGCTCAGACAGAGGCCCTGAAGGTCCAGGAGGGCAGCCCCAGCCCTCCCACCTCCCGCCTCCCAGCCACGAGTAAACAGGCGGCCTTCCGGCGGGCCAGCTCCCTTTGGGAACCACCTGCCTTCTTTGTCGCCTGTTTTGTTTGGGGACAGGCCCCGCCCCCGAGTTCTCTAAGCTCCTGGTTCTCCCCAAGCAGAGCTGGGCCCTCGAGGGGCCTCCAGGGTTACCCCATGGCCTGGTCCCCATCCAGCCCGCTCGCCCCTCACGGAGCCAAAGTTCTGCTTTTTCTTCTGAGTACGTCTGAGCTCCAGTGCTCCCCAAATCCCAGCCCCCCAAGAAAACTAAAGGGGGAAGGAGGCCTGAACGTGCTCCCCACACACCGGGGGACAGGCACTCTCTTCCAAGGGAGCGGCCCCCTTTATCATGTCTTCCCTCACAAGGTCCCAAAGCCAGAGCCAGGAGCAGAGAACGGACCCAAAGCCAGATAAGGatccccattttccagaggaAGAAGCTGAGGAGCTCAGATGGAGAGTGATCCTCCGGGCAGGCAGGTTCTGACCAGAGAGAAGTGCCAGGTGGGAGCCCAGAAGGGAAACCTCAGCAAGTGAGTTCAAGGGGCCGGGACCGGGGCGGGAGCGCAGGTAGAGGCCTCCAGGGCCCAAGGGCCGGCCTGTCCTCGTGAAGGATCAAAGGGCCCTTAGTGCAGGGAGGCAGGCCACCTCAGCTGCGGGAGCCAAGCGGAGTCAACGGCCTTGGCCAGCATCAGCCTCTCTCTGGGCCAGGAGCCGGCCTGGCAGAGCAGCAGCGCAAGGCTTGGCCCCAAGGGGGCGCTGGGCCCGGGCCAGGGCTGATGGACCCAGCTCAGCTGCCCACAGAAGGCGCACTCCCCAGGGACAGAGCTGACAGCGGGAGCCCAGGCTGGACAGGTGCTGGGCACTGAGGGCGGCATCCATTCATGGGCACCGCGGGCACATGGGGGGCTGTGAGGGCAAGGCTGAGCTCAGGCCTCTGGCaggagtcagagagacagagaaaagcagAGCAGAGATGGAGGcagtgggtgggtgtgtgtgtgagattgtgtgTATGTTAATTTATGAtttgtgtgattgtgtgtatgtgtgtgtgattgtgagtatGTGAATTCATGAtttgtgtgattgtgtgtatgtgtgtgtggttgtaTGTGAATTCATGATTTGTGTGATTGTATGTGTgactatatttgaattcatgatttgtgtgattgtgtgtatgtgtgtgtggttgtgAGTATGTGAATTCATGAtttgtgtgattgtgtgtatgtgtgtgtgattgtacGTGAATTCATGatttgtgtgattgtgtgtgttgTGGGTGTGAGTGACTGTGAATGTTTGTGATTGTGTGTtttatgtgtgtgattgtgagtatGTGAATTCATGatttgtgtgattgtgtgtgtgtgtggttgtatGTGAATTCATGATTtgtgtgattgtatgtgtgtgtgactatatttgaattcatgatTTGTGtgattgtatgtatgtgtgtgtgattgtgagtatGTGAATTCATGAtttgtgtgattgtgtgtatgtgtttgtgattGTACGTGAATTCATGATTTGTGTGGTTGTGGGTGTTGTGGGTGAGTGACTGTGAATGTGATTGTGTGAGTGTtttatgtgtgtgattgtgagtatGTGAATTCATAAtttgtgtgattgtgtgtatgtgtgtgattgtgagtatGTGAATTCATGAtttgtgtgattgtgtgtatgtgtgtgattgtatgtGAATTCATGATTTGTGTGATTGTGTGTTGTGGGTGTGAGTGACTGTGAATGTTTGTGATTGTGTGAGTGTTTtatgtgtgtgactgtgagtaTGTGAATTCATGatttgtgtgattgtgtgtgtgtgactatatttgaattcatgatTTGTGTGattgtgttatgtgtgtgtgattgtgagtatGTGAATTCATGatttgtgtgattgtgtgtgttgTGGGTGTGAGTGACTGTGATTGTGTGagtgttttatgtgtgtgtgcactcGCATGTGACTCTgggacccccccccccacaggaGGCCTTTCTTTCCGAGGCTCAGGAGTCCCCATTCCTCCTGCCCAGGAGCTTCTCCTTCGCTTCTGGGGTGACAAATGGGTGCTTTTGGTTTCTGTTACCAGGATTacattggagaaatgaaacaaaccTGAGAGCCAAAAGCTGTGGACATAAGGGAGGGTGGAGGCTCTGGGCAGGGAGGCAGGAGGCCTGGAGGCCGGGACTTGAAAAGAACCTTTTGTTCCCTGCCCCACCCCCCCTTACCTTCCTGTCCCAGAATGGAGGCTCCTTGGGGGCAAGGAGAGGATCTGTAAGGAGGGGGAAGACTAATCACCCAATTAATGAGAAATGGGGGAGGGGCGCCCAGACACCTGTTCAGGCTGAGATGTAAAAGGGGCAAGGGCTGAATCTCCCATTTTCCAAATGGGAAGACTGAGTAACCCAGAGAGGGAAAGTCTGTGAGAAGCCGAGGCTCCGACTCGGGGCACAGCCCCAGGAAGCCAGGGAACCGCGGGCTTTGGCTCTTAGACTCTGGCCCCAGGCTCCCAGTGGCCACTTGGGCATCTCTTGATCTCTCTGACCTTAGtttgctcatctctaaaatgagcgcTACCCTGCAGAGGCTGCTGTGGGGCTCCAGACCGGAAGCGCCCCCTCCGGGGGCGGGGAAGCAGAGGAGGCTTCCTGGGGCCGGGGAAagcagagggaggaggaagaagccCTTCCTGCGGGGGCCGGGGAGGGCCAAGGAGGGCCAAGGAGGGGAGAGCTGGGCCGGCCCCGTCAGCCAAGAACGGCCCACACATTTGAGGTTATTTTCccatacatatttctttatgaatcgtgttgggagaaaaaaaaaatcagaacaaaaggaaaaacggGGGTGGGAGgctgaagaaaagcagaaaaaaggagggaacCTCCAGCAAATCCGGAGGACTTCCTGCTTTTTCTGGATCCGATTGGAGTTTTCTATCTAAAGCTTATTGGGATTGCGGGCGATGGCTTGTGCAGTTAAATATAATAAACACCTTTTTCCAAATGCAAGAGCCTTCTTAGCTGCCCCCTCCCTGCCAGAAACAGGGACAGGGCACTGGGCCCCTGGGGGCGGTTGCTGACCCCCGCTCCTGTGGGCAGTCTGGGGGGCTGGGAAATTCTCCAAAAGGGAGGTGTTGGCAATGAGGAGAAACATCAGGAGCTGTCCCAGGAGACGAATGTGGCCACACAGGGAGCTCCCCAGCCTCTTGTAGAGAAGGGACCCAAAGAACCAGGAGCACAGAACGGACCCAAAGCCAGAGCCAGGAGCAGAAAACGGACCCAAAGAACCAGGAGCACAGAAGGGACCCAAAGCCAGAGCCAGGAGCAGAAAACGGACCCAAAGAACCAGGAGCACAGAAGGGACCCAAAGCCAGAGCCAGGAGCAGAAAACGGACCCAAAGAACCAGGAGCACAGAAGGGACCCAAAGCCAGAGCCAGGAGCAGAAAACGGACCCAAAGAACCAGGAGCACAGAACGGACCCAAAGCCAGAGCCAGGAGCAGAAAACGGACCCAAAGAACCAGGAGCACAGAAGGGACCCAAAGCCAGAGCCAGGAGCAGAAAACGGACCCAAAGAACCAGGAGCACAGAAGGGACCCAAAGCCAGAGCCAGGAGCAGAAAACGGACCCAAAGAACCAGGAGCACAGAACGGACCCAAAGCCAGAGCCAGGAGCAGAAAACGGACCCAAAGAACCAGGAGCACAGAACGGACCCAAAGCCAGAGCCAGGAGCAGAAAACGGACCCAAAGAACCAGGAGCACAGAAGGGACCCAAAGCCAGAGCCAGGAGCAGAAAACGGACCCAAAGAACCAGGAGCACAGAACGGACCCAAAGCCAGAGCCAGGAGCAGAAAACGGACCCAAAGAACCAGGAGCACAGAAGGGACCCAAAGCCAGAGCCAGGAGCAGAGAAGGGATGTCCCCGGTCAGCCATGGCCCCAGGCCCCGGCAGCTAGCAGACCCTCCCTTAGAGTCCTTCCTAGATTATCTCAACATTCCACAAGGGAGCCAGGGGGGGGGATGGGCTCCTCATGGGGGCCCCAGAGCAGTGGTGGGAACTCtggggagtggggtggggaaggGCACAGTCTGGGTATGGAACAGCCCCACCAAGCAGGCAACCCTCCAGGGGTCCCTCCTCCCATGTCCGGCCTAAGGCCTGAGAGGAAGTCGGGGAGGGCTCGGCTCTGCTTGAGGGAAGTTTCCCTCAAGTTCccgaggctgggggggggggaggcaaggAGCCCCACAGCTGGTCTGAACAGGACACAGAAGAGGGGAAGTGGGGGGAGGGGCTCTGCAGGGTCTGGAGTGGAGGGCCCGGAGGGGAGTGGGCCAGGAAGATCTCTGCAGGGCCAGGCACCCAGCCAGGCCCTGGGGTGGCAAAGCTGGCCGGGTCCCGGTCCCTAGAGCCCACCCTCAATCCCCCAGGGCCCCCGAGGAAGGCTGAAGCTTAAGAATAATTGCTCCCCACCCCCTGCCGGGGCCCAGGAGTTCTATTAGAGCTAGGAATCGGGGCTAGTTGAAGCCTCCAGAACACACAATAAGCTGCTCCAGGTCCCCCTTCCTAACGATGGACTCGGGAAGACAAATAGAGAAGGGCCTGATTGGCAGGGAGGGCCACAGGAGAGCCCCCAGGCCACCTCTGGGCAGCCAGAGCCTACCAGGGTGGGGGGTGGGCACAGATGGGGCAACCTTCTCTGAAGGAAGGACAACCCCAAGGATTTGGAGGGTGGGGACGGCCTCAAGGTCCAGTCCTTGGGCATGGGGGAGGGGGGTCTTTGAGTTCACACCACCCAGAGCCGGCTGTGGGGGCGGTACCTCAGAGAACAGAAGCCTCAAGGAGGCGGAGCATGGGAGGAGACCCCAGCCCCCAGGAGCAAGGACCGCCCAAGTGGAAGGGAGGAGCTGCCATCTCCCTTGGGCTCCCCCCTCCCCGCGGCACTTGGGAGCCCAGAGCCAGGGCCCAGCCACCAGCCAATGACCGACCAATCACCCAAGGGGCAGCGGGAAGGGCGGGAGGGCCCGGCGTGCctgctctgtgactctgggcttCAGACTCCCTGGGAACCTGTTCTCCATTCAAAGGAACATGGCGCATCCCACCAGGAGCTCCAGCTCCTACCGAGCCTCCCTCCTCCCGGACTGGAAGCCCCCGGAGGGCAGGCAGAGCCTGGGGGAATCTAAACTGGGTCCTC
Encoded here:
- the CD81 gene encoding CD81 antigen, whose amino-acid sequence is MGVEGCTKCIKYLLFVFNFVFWLAGGVILGVALWLRHDSQTTSILHLNLDDKPAPSTFYVGIYILIAVGAVMMFVGFLGCYGAIQESQCLLGTFFTCLVILFACEVAAGIWGFVNRDKIAKDVKQFYDQALQKAVMESNSGNAKTVVKSFHETLGCCGSDSFTSLITAASNSDLCPSGSNVFTVPFKANCHQKIDELFSGKLYLIGIAAIVVAVIMIFEMILSMVLCCGIRNSSVY